The following are from one region of the Capsicum annuum cultivar UCD-10X-F1 chromosome 1, UCD10Xv1.1, whole genome shotgun sequence genome:
- the LOC107841929 gene encoding calcium-binding protein 39 isoform X1 — translation MSFSFFKASRPKTPSELAKAVKDSFNALDSITVAEVKALDKAMEEVEKNIVAMKVMLAGDGEVEPNLDQVAQLTLEVCNEDVIALFIHKLPILGWEARKNLVHCWSIMLKQKVDSTVCCAQYMEKHLELLDFLVVCYDNKEIALHCGGMLRECIKLPSLAKYILESPSFELFFKFVELPNFDVASDAFSTFKDLLTKHESAVSQYLSDNYNEFFEQYEKLLTSPNYVTRRQSLKLLSEFLLEPPNSHIMKRYIAEVSHLKVMMNLLKDSSKNIQISAFHIFKVFVANPNKPRGIKLILAKNHERLLALLNNLGKGGEDDQFEEEKELIMKEIEKVSRLANLES, via the exons ATGTCATTCTCTTTCTTCAAGGCATCAAGGCCTAAAACTCCATCTGAACTCGCCAAAGCTGTCAAAGACAGTTTCAATGCCCTTGATTCCATCACTGTTGCTGAAGTTAAAGCCCTCGACAAg GCTATGgaagaagttgagaaaaataTTGTGGCAATGAAAGTTATGCTTGCAGGAGATGGAGAGGTTGAGCCGAACCTCGATCAAGTTGCGCAACTAACACTTGAAGTTTGTAATGAAGATGTTATTGCGCTCTTCATTCACAAATTACCTATATTGGGATGGGAA GCTAGGAAAAATTTGGTCCATTGTTGGTCTATTATGTTGAAGCAAAAAGTTGACTCCACAGTTTGTTGCGCGCAATACATGGAAAAACATTTGGAATTGTTGGACTTCCTAGTGGTTTG CTATGACAACAAGGAAATTGCATTGCATTGCGGAGGTATGCTTAGGGAATGCATAAAATTGCCAAGCCTTGCCAA ATACATCTTGGAGTCTCCCAGCTTTGAGTTGTTCTTCAAGTTCGTGGAGTTGCCGAACTTCGATGTTGCTTCTGATGCATTTTCTACCTTTAAG GATTTGCTCACCAAACATGAATCTGCTGTGTCTCAATACCTGTCTGATAACTATAATGAG TTCTTCGAGCAATATGAAAAACTCTTGACTTCTCCTAATTACGTGACAAGAAGGCAATCTCTGAAG CTTCTCTCAGAATTTCTACTGGAGCCTCCCAATTCCCATATTATGAAGCGTTATATAGCAGAAGTCAGCCATTTGAAAGTCATGATGAATCTACTAAAG GACTCGAGCAAAAACATACAAATCTCTGCTTTCCACATTTTCAAG GTGTTTGTTGCAAATCCAAACAAGCCTCGAGGAATAAAACTTATATTGGCAAAGAACCATGAAAGGCTATTGGCATTGCTAAACAACCTTGGAAAAG GTGGTGAAGACGATCAATTTGAAGAGGAAAAGGAGCTGATTATGAAAGAAATCGAAAAGGTGTCTCGGTTGGCTAACTTGGAATCTTAA
- the LOC107841929 gene encoding calcium-binding protein 39 isoform X2, which produces MSFSFFKASRPKTPSELAKAVKDSFNALDSITVAEVKALDKAMEEVEKNIVAMKVMLAGDGEVEPNLDQVAQLTLEVCNEDVIALFIHKLPILGWEARKNLVHCWSIMLKQKVDSTVCCAQYMEKHLELLDFLVVCYDNKEIALHCGGMLRECIKLPSLAKYILESPSFELFFKFVELPNFDVASDAFSTFKDLLTKHESAVSQYLSDNYNEFFEQYEKLLTSPNYVTRRQSLKLLSEFLLEPPNSHIMKRYIAEVSHLKVMMNLLKDSSKNIQISAFHIFKVFVANPNKPRGIKLILAKNHERLLALLNNLGKGIHIRW; this is translated from the exons ATGTCATTCTCTTTCTTCAAGGCATCAAGGCCTAAAACTCCATCTGAACTCGCCAAAGCTGTCAAAGACAGTTTCAATGCCCTTGATTCCATCACTGTTGCTGAAGTTAAAGCCCTCGACAAg GCTATGgaagaagttgagaaaaataTTGTGGCAATGAAAGTTATGCTTGCAGGAGATGGAGAGGTTGAGCCGAACCTCGATCAAGTTGCGCAACTAACACTTGAAGTTTGTAATGAAGATGTTATTGCGCTCTTCATTCACAAATTACCTATATTGGGATGGGAA GCTAGGAAAAATTTGGTCCATTGTTGGTCTATTATGTTGAAGCAAAAAGTTGACTCCACAGTTTGTTGCGCGCAATACATGGAAAAACATTTGGAATTGTTGGACTTCCTAGTGGTTTG CTATGACAACAAGGAAATTGCATTGCATTGCGGAGGTATGCTTAGGGAATGCATAAAATTGCCAAGCCTTGCCAA ATACATCTTGGAGTCTCCCAGCTTTGAGTTGTTCTTCAAGTTCGTGGAGTTGCCGAACTTCGATGTTGCTTCTGATGCATTTTCTACCTTTAAG GATTTGCTCACCAAACATGAATCTGCTGTGTCTCAATACCTGTCTGATAACTATAATGAG TTCTTCGAGCAATATGAAAAACTCTTGACTTCTCCTAATTACGTGACAAGAAGGCAATCTCTGAAG CTTCTCTCAGAATTTCTACTGGAGCCTCCCAATTCCCATATTATGAAGCGTTATATAGCAGAAGTCAGCCATTTGAAAGTCATGATGAATCTACTAAAG GACTCGAGCAAAAACATACAAATCTCTGCTTTCCACATTTTCAAG GTGTTTGTTGCAAATCCAAACAAGCCTCGAGGAATAAAACTTATATTGGCAAAGAACCATGAAAGGCTATTGGCATTGCTAAACAACCTTGGAAAAGGTATACATATAAG GTGGTGA